The Commensalibacter nepenthis genome has a window encoding:
- a CDS encoding 3-deoxy-D-manno-octulosonic acid transferase encodes MSSHQQFSTFLFTWKMIGAVLPPLLKPYLRHRCKKEKEIEGRLSERMGMASLPRKPGSLIHFHAASVGEVISIFPIVTELYKIDRQQNFLITTGTVTSFHIVQQHFSSDSELSEHIQHQFIPLDVPKWVDRFVSYWQPSLSVIVESELWPNLIDAFSKHSVPVALINARLSDRSFKTWYRFQKTAFSLLSKFKWIAARSLHDQYNFEQLGVKAAYLGDIKQIAPELSCDLQALNSLQELFKNKPTWLAASTHTMEEIVIAEAHKALKKTYPELITIIVPRHPERSTEVIEQIGRLPRRSLKQLPDEGGLWLCDTLGELGLFYRLCDIVFIGNSLNNTPKGGGHNPFEPAKLHCAIASGDKIYNFKEAYRLLEEAVTITPNIEALVAWVDEMLCNSQKREDYAQKALQIMDQQSLLAYDIASHLYSLKV; translated from the coding sequence ATGTCATCTCATCAGCAGTTTTCTACATTTTTATTTACTTGGAAAATGATTGGGGCTGTTTTACCCCCTTTACTCAAACCATATTTACGTCATCGCTGTAAAAAAGAAAAAGAGATAGAGGGACGATTATCTGAACGGATGGGAATGGCATCACTTCCTCGCAAGCCTGGCAGCCTGATCCATTTTCATGCGGCTAGTGTTGGAGAGGTGATTTCTATTTTTCCGATCGTTACTGAGTTATATAAAATCGATCGGCAGCAAAATTTCTTGATTACGACGGGGACGGTTACTTCATTTCACATTGTGCAACAACATTTTTCTAGTGATTCAGAATTATCAGAACATATCCAACATCAGTTTATTCCTTTGGATGTACCAAAATGGGTTGATCGCTTTGTTTCTTATTGGCAGCCATCATTAAGCGTCATTGTCGAGAGCGAGCTTTGGCCTAACCTTATTGATGCTTTTTCTAAACATTCTGTGCCAGTTGCATTAATTAATGCACGTTTATCGGATCGTTCTTTTAAGACATGGTATCGTTTTCAAAAAACAGCATTCTCTTTGTTATCAAAGTTTAAGTGGATTGCTGCGAGGTCTCTTCACGATCAATATAATTTTGAACAATTAGGTGTAAAAGCAGCATATCTGGGTGATATTAAACAAATTGCCCCAGAGCTTTCTTGTGATTTACAAGCGTTAAATTCTCTTCAAGAGTTATTTAAAAATAAACCAACTTGGTTAGCGGCATCTACGCATACTATGGAAGAAATCGTTATTGCTGAGGCGCATAAAGCTCTCAAAAAAACATATCCAGAATTGATTACGATCATTGTGCCACGCCATCCAGAACGTAGCACAGAGGTTATAGAACAGATTGGAAGGTTACCTCGGCGAAGTTTAAAACAACTGCCAGATGAGGGTGGATTATGGTTATGCGATACGTTGGGAGAGTTGGGATTATTTTATCGCTTGTGTGATATTGTCTTTATTGGAAATAGTTTAAACAACACGCCTAAGGGTGGGGGACATAATCCATTTGAACCAGCAAAATTACATTGTGCAATTGCTTCTGGGGATAAAATTTATAATTTTAAAGAGGCTTATCGTTTGTTAGAAGAGGCTGTGACCATTACACCTAATATAGAGGCTTTGGTTGCTTGGGTTGATGAGATGTTATGCAACTCTCAGAAACGCGAAGATTACGCACAAAAAGCCTTACAAATTATGGATCAGCAAAGTCTTCTTGCTTATGATATTGCCTCTCATTTATATTCTTTAAAAGTTTAA
- a CDS encoding IS6 family transposase — MSIGIYSKLILRSKDDFKGRHFSGVMIIQAVNWYLRYCLSYRDIEELFLERGVSVDHSTLNRWVLRYAPLLEKRLRSYRKPHCGEVRIDETYIKVKGQWKYLYRAIDKNGTAIDFLLTAKRNIKAAQRFFIKAFKEEGLFAPTHIGTDKALPFPKTIQTMKNEYILPNHCVHETKKSLQQGIENDHFRVKRIIPKNGCFQSFHTARKTLKGYEAILWIKKGLGFKGKWTINEQIKLIQSIFGLNNNIPV, encoded by the coding sequence ATGTCTATTGGTATCTATAGCAAGCTTATATTAAGGTCTAAGGATGATTTTAAAGGTCGCCACTTTAGTGGGGTGATGATTATCCAAGCGGTAAACTGGTATTTACGCTATTGTCTTAGCTATCGAGATATTGAGGAATTGTTTTTAGAGCGTGGAGTAAGCGTTGATCATAGCACGTTAAATCGTTGGGTATTACGCTATGCACCACTATTAGAAAAACGTTTGAGAAGCTATAGAAAACCCCATTGTGGTGAGGTGAGGATTGATGAAACCTATATCAAGGTAAAAGGTCAGTGGAAGTATCTATATAGAGCCATTGATAAGAATGGAACTGCTATTGATTTCTTATTAACAGCTAAAAGAAATATCAAAGCAGCACAACGCTTTTTTATAAAAGCATTTAAAGAAGAGGGTCTATTCGCTCCAACCCATATTGGAACAGATAAAGCATTACCGTTTCCAAAAACCATACAAACCATGAAGAATGAGTATATCCTTCCCAATCACTGCGTTCATGAAACAAAGAAATCTTTACAACAGGGAATAGAAAATGATCATTTTAGAGTAAAGAGAATTATCCCAAAGAATGGTTGCTTTCAATCTTTTCATACCGCAAGAAAAACACTTAAAGGATATGAGGCCATTCTCTGGATTAAAAAAGGACTGGGTTTTAAAGGAAAATGGACAATCAACGAACAAATAAAACTCATTCAAAGCATATTCGGTCTAAATAATAATATACCCGTCTAA
- a CDS encoding lysophospholipid acyltransferase family protein, protein MISDFFKKNFIQNCLVVILRAYLKFALQTTRWQFEVESEAQLLLTCQGDEPALVLFWHECLVLSPRLWWWALPQNPFLKLYVLISRNTEGRLITQIVKPWGILAVKGSSSKNGQDKGGTAAFRELLKYIKAGHLVVITPDGPRGPRHHCHEGALKLALYSKRKIVPVGAYCHSIRLNTWDKLMIPLPFGKGKIVCGKPMRVTRENYDTIATEITNALNDMTSKAQK, encoded by the coding sequence ATGATTTCTGATTTCTTTAAAAAGAATTTTATTCAAAATTGCCTTGTTGTAATTCTAAGGGCGTATTTAAAATTTGCGCTGCAAACAACACGTTGGCAATTTGAAGTCGAATCAGAAGCACAATTATTATTGACATGCCAAGGGGATGAACCTGCTTTGGTTCTTTTTTGGCATGAGTGTTTGGTATTAAGCCCTCGTTTATGGTGGTGGGCATTACCACAAAATCCCTTTTTAAAACTTTATGTATTAATTAGCCGTAATACAGAGGGACGTTTAATAACACAGATTGTAAAACCTTGGGGAATTTTAGCAGTAAAAGGTTCATCCAGTAAAAATGGTCAAGATAAAGGTGGAACCGCAGCTTTTCGTGAGTTGTTAAAGTATATAAAAGCTGGACATTTGGTCGTTATTACCCCCGACGGTCCCAGAGGGCCGAGACATCATTGTCACGAGGGAGCTTTAAAACTGGCATTATATTCTAAAAGGAAAATTGTTCCCGTTGGTGCTTATTGTCATTCTATTCGATTAAACACATGGGACAAATTGATGATTCCTTTGCCATTTGGTAAGGGAAAGATAGTTTGTGGAAAACCTATGAGGGTAACCCGTGAAAATTATGATACAATCGCAACTGAAATTACCAATGCACTTAATGATATGACCAGTAAAGCACAAAAATAA
- a CDS encoding MBL fold metallo-hydrolase, whose product MKQKYYTGPITDHFNGNNFQNLTTAEKIKYLNSFDGIKWYFHMITNAWTGLTPHVVQAHPKEREKELKVTMIGHASILLQIEGYNILVDPVWSPRIGPVFFIGKKRVNPPGVPFSHLPPIDAVLITHNHYDHMDIRTLRRLYKKYDPIFFTPLGNDIVLKKHISNVMTIHTMDWFEEKLLDNQLKITLWPAYHWSARGIYDRNDALWGGFIVSSPHYNAYFTGDTSYGDEKIFKQLKDHFPALDVAVINIGAYAPRAILKGHHNDPEEAVKIFLDCGAKQALGIHWGTFQLSSEEAYEPVHTLYGVLRDRLLPVNQFIPMRPGQTWHPKSSVIQAKSADSAISNEPPKE is encoded by the coding sequence ATGAAGCAAAAATACTATACTGGTCCCATCACTGACCATTTTAATGGAAATAATTTTCAGAACCTGACAACAGCTGAGAAAATCAAATATCTCAACAGCTTTGATGGGATTAAATGGTATTTTCATATGATAACCAATGCTTGGACAGGGTTAACCCCTCATGTTGTTCAAGCCCATCCCAAAGAACGAGAAAAAGAGTTAAAAGTGACTATGATTGGTCATGCCAGTATTTTATTACAAATCGAAGGGTATAATATTCTTGTCGATCCCGTATGGTCACCGCGAATAGGTCCTGTATTTTTTATTGGTAAAAAACGTGTCAATCCACCTGGTGTTCCTTTTTCACACCTCCCCCCTATTGATGCTGTGCTGATTACCCATAATCATTATGACCATATGGATATTCGTACGTTACGTCGTCTTTATAAAAAATATGATCCTATTTTCTTTACACCTCTAGGTAATGATATTGTCTTAAAAAAGCATATTTCAAATGTAATGACCATTCACACCATGGATTGGTTTGAAGAGAAACTTTTAGATAACCAATTAAAAATCACTTTATGGCCAGCCTATCATTGGTCTGCACGGGGTATTTATGATCGCAACGATGCGTTATGGGGCGGGTTTATTGTATCGTCTCCTCATTATAATGCCTATTTCACAGGGGATACCAGCTATGGTGATGAAAAGATTTTTAAACAACTTAAAGATCACTTTCCTGCTTTAGATGTCGCGGTCATCAATATTGGTGCCTATGCCCCCAGAGCGATTTTGAAAGGCCATCATAATGATCCAGAAGAAGCAGTTAAGATTTTCCTTGATTGTGGAGCAAAGCAAGCACTTGGCATTCATTGGGGAACGTTTCAATTAAGCAGCGAAGAAGCCTATGAACCTGTTCATACATTATATGGTGTTCTAAGAGATCGCTTATTGCCTGTTAATCAATTTATCCCTATGCGTCCTGGGCAAACATGGCATCCAAAATCCTCTGTAATTCAGGCAAAGTCTGCTGATTCTGCCATTTCAAATGAACCCCCAAAGGAATAA
- the cysD gene encoding sulfate adenylyltransferase subunit CysD, which translates to MTSHSPNLYTPLSDLEEESIFIMREVAGSFERPALLFSGGKDSCVMLRLAEKAFGQGQFPFPLLMIDTGHNFPEVVEFRDRRAKELDAKLIVRSVEDSMKRGTVRLSHPLESRNPHQSVTLLEAIEEFRFDALLGGARRDEEKARAKERIFSHRDSFGQWQPKAQRPELWNIFNTRILPDENFRVFPISNWTEFDVWKYIAQEEIPLPNLYYAHQRQVIPRKGLLVPVTDVTPVQEGETIETRTVRFRTVGDMTCTCPIESNAANANDIVKETAAVTISERGATRMDDQTSEASMEKRKLEGYF; encoded by the coding sequence ATGACGTCTCATTCACCCAATTTATATACCCCTCTCTCTGATCTAGAAGAAGAATCTATCTTTATCATGAGAGAAGTTGCAGGTTCTTTTGAACGCCCTGCACTGCTATTTTCAGGCGGAAAAGATTCTTGTGTTATGTTACGTTTGGCGGAAAAAGCATTCGGGCAAGGTCAATTTCCTTTCCCCTTATTAATGATTGATACAGGGCATAATTTTCCAGAAGTTGTTGAATTCCGTGATCGTAGAGCCAAAGAACTTGATGCAAAGTTGATCGTTCGCAGCGTTGAAGATTCTATGAAACGCGGAACAGTTAGACTAAGCCATCCTTTGGAAAGCCGTAACCCTCATCAATCAGTTACTTTACTAGAAGCAATTGAAGAGTTCCGTTTTGATGCGTTGCTGGGTGGCGCAAGGCGTGATGAAGAAAAAGCTCGGGCAAAAGAACGTATTTTTTCTCATCGTGACTCTTTTGGTCAATGGCAACCCAAAGCTCAACGTCCTGAATTATGGAATATTTTCAATACACGCATTTTACCTGATGAGAATTTCCGTGTTTTCCCAATTTCAAATTGGACAGAGTTCGATGTATGGAAATATATTGCACAAGAAGAAATCCCACTGCCTAATTTATATTATGCACATCAACGCCAAGTGATCCCTCGCAAAGGGTTATTGGTTCCTGTAACCGATGTTACCCCCGTGCAAGAAGGAGAAACCATTGAAACCAGAACTGTGCGCTTCCGTACTGTTGGCGATATGACTTGTACTTGCCCGATCGAAAGTAATGCTGCTAATGCCAATGATATTGTCAAGGAAACTGCCGCTGTAACCATCAGCGAACGGGGCGCAACACGTATGGATGACCAAACCTCTGAAGCATCTATGGAGAAACGTAAACTTGAAGGTTATTTCTAA
- a CDS encoding sulfate adenylyltransferase subunit 1: MSSLQNKHTLKFLTAGSVDDGKSTLIGRLLLDSKAILADQLSGIQHKLADDESYDLAKLTDGLQAEREQGITIDVAYRYFTTPERKFIIADAPGHEQYTRNMVTAASSSDAAVILVDVTKINWEDKVVNLLPQTRRHTLLANLLKVPSILFAINKLDAIKDPDTAFINVKRTLEKFTQQANITITNIIPISALKGLNITARNADKHGNILCEKVYQGPSLLEALTALPSHVASDTQAFHFPVQFVQKLQEAHDGSSTQHGRRIFWGRIAAGGVKIGDELIVQPSGAKAKISKIFANALQGELQRASTGQSVGLILDQEIDVSRGDWLLAPSSPSAQKEAKATLAWLDDEPLVVGRAYWLKHGHRWIKTKIASINHHLNIHTLETEPAENLDKNSIGEVSLILQQPIPVLPYHDAKDVGAAILVDTATNRTAGAVLFK, encoded by the coding sequence ATGTCATCTTTACAAAACAAACATACCCTTAAATTCTTAACGGCTGGCAGCGTCGACGATGGGAAAAGCACCCTGATCGGGCGTTTATTATTAGATAGCAAAGCCATCCTTGCTGACCAACTTTCTGGTATTCAACATAAACTTGCTGATGATGAATCCTATGATTTGGCAAAACTAACCGATGGATTACAAGCCGAACGTGAACAAGGCATTACGATTGACGTTGCCTATCGTTATTTTACCACGCCAGAACGTAAATTCATTATTGCAGATGCCCCTGGTCATGAACAATATACACGGAATATGGTTACTGCTGCCAGCAGCAGTGATGCTGCTGTAATTTTGGTTGATGTAACCAAAATCAATTGGGAAGATAAAGTTGTTAATCTATTACCCCAAACACGTCGTCATACCTTGTTGGCTAATTTATTGAAAGTGCCTTCTATTTTGTTTGCGATTAATAAATTAGACGCGATCAAAGACCCAGATACAGCTTTTATCAATGTCAAACGTACATTGGAAAAATTTACACAACAAGCAAATATCACGATTACCAATATTATTCCTATTTCCGCATTAAAAGGGTTAAATATTACCGCTCGTAATGCCGATAAACATGGGAATATTCTTTGTGAAAAAGTCTATCAAGGTCCTAGTCTATTAGAAGCCTTAACAGCCCTTCCTTCTCATGTTGCTTCGGATACACAAGCCTTTCATTTTCCCGTTCAATTTGTGCAAAAATTACAAGAAGCACATGATGGTTCATCAACCCAACATGGTCGTCGTATTTTTTGGGGAAGAATCGCAGCAGGAGGTGTTAAAATTGGAGATGAATTAATCGTTCAACCTTCTGGTGCCAAAGCAAAAATCAGCAAAATCTTTGCAAATGCATTACAAGGAGAACTACAACGCGCATCGACTGGACAATCTGTCGGATTAATCTTGGATCAAGAAATTGATGTGTCTCGTGGAGATTGGTTGCTAGCACCGTCGTCACCATCGGCACAAAAAGAAGCCAAAGCAACCTTGGCTTGGTTAGATGATGAACCTTTAGTTGTCGGACGTGCTTATTGGTTAAAACATGGGCATCGTTGGATTAAAACCAAAATTGCTTCAATTAATCATCATCTCAATATTCATACATTGGAAACCGAGCCTGCTGAAAATCTGGATAAAAACAGTATTGGAGAAGTTTCTTTAATCTTACAACAACCTATTCCTGTTTTGCCTTATCATGATGCCAAAGACGTTGGTGCTGCGATCCTTGTCGATACCGCCACCAACCGCACAGCAGGAGCTGTCTTATTTAAATAA
- a CDS encoding sulfate/molybdate ABC transporter ATP-binding protein, which translates to MNIRIKELNKYFNQFHVLQNINLDIRKGELIALLGPSGCGKTSLLRIIAGLEQPSSGQIFFNDQDISNKDIRERRIGYMFQHFALFRHMTVLENISFGLRVKPKKERPSASDISAKAKHLLDMVQLSNLANRYPDELSGGQKQRVALARALVIDPSVLLLDEPFSALDTKVRRELRQWLSNLHHEIQLTSVFVTHDQEEAMEIADRVVIMNKGIIEQIGSPKEILDTPKNDFVYHFLGETNHFSVGEQNFQFRPHEVILSIHIEKAGYFEATALDIRPLGAVTKIILKPKDSDYPIEAQVPNTTRNLSSLKKGDIVYFRPIMDFEI; encoded by the coding sequence ATGAATATCCGTATTAAAGAATTGAATAAATATTTTAATCAATTTCACGTTTTACAAAATATCAACTTAGATATTCGTAAAGGCGAACTCATTGCCTTGCTTGGTCCTTCAGGCTGTGGAAAAACCAGCCTCTTACGTATTATCGCAGGGCTAGAACAACCCAGCTCTGGTCAGATATTTTTTAACGATCAAGATATTTCAAACAAAGATATCCGTGAGCGTCGCATCGGATATATGTTTCAACATTTTGCTCTGTTCCGACATATGACTGTATTGGAAAATATTTCTTTTGGATTGCGTGTAAAACCTAAAAAAGAAAGACCATCCGCCTCGGATATTTCAGCAAAAGCAAAACATCTATTAGATATGGTTCAACTGAGTAATCTAGCAAATCGATATCCAGACGAATTATCAGGCGGACAAAAGCAGCGCGTTGCATTGGCACGGGCTTTGGTAATCGATCCGAGTGTATTACTATTGGACGAACCTTTTTCTGCCTTAGACACCAAAGTCAGAAGAGAGCTGCGACAATGGTTATCGAACTTGCATCATGAGATTCAATTGACCAGCGTTTTTGTAACCCATGACCAAGAAGAAGCAATGGAGATCGCCGATCGTGTGGTGATTATGAACAAAGGAATTATTGAACAAATTGGCTCACCCAAAGAAATATTAGACACCCCAAAAAATGATTTTGTTTATCACTTTCTTGGCGAAACCAATCATTTTTCAGTGGGTGAACAAAATTTTCAATTCAGACCACATGAAGTTATTCTCAGCATTCATATTGAAAAAGCTGGATATTTCGAAGCAACAGCGCTGGATATTCGCCCTCTTGGTGCCGTGACGAAAATTATATTAAAACCCAAAGACAGCGACTATCCTATTGAAGCCCAGGTACCCAATACTACTCGTAATCTAAGTAGTTTAAAAAAAGGAGATATCGTTTATTTCAGACCTATTATGGATTTTGAGATTTAA
- the cysW gene encoding sulfate ABC transporter permease subunit CysW, translating into MTPIRYKQTAFKRLFLLTLTWIVFGVIFIAPLSVILIEGLSKGLGFFWHTFANPIALSALKLTLFATIVSVILNVIFGVMAAWCVTKYDFVGKSLLTTLIDLPFSISPIIVGLIYTLLYGSQSILYPFLMEYNLQVIYAVPGIVLATIFVTFPFVARSLISLMQEQGTIEEEAARLLGASGWQIFWLVTFPNIRWALLHGVVMCTARAMGEFGAVSIISGHIEGLTNTLPLQIEILYNEYNATAAFSISIILLLMAIIVLFIRQWCERKITTINSKTGQ; encoded by the coding sequence ATGACACCAATAAGATATAAACAAACTGCATTCAAAAGATTATTTCTTTTGACACTCACATGGATTGTGTTTGGTGTTATTTTTATAGCACCTTTGTCGGTTATTTTAATCGAAGGGCTTTCCAAAGGTTTAGGTTTTTTTTGGCATACTTTCGCCAATCCTATTGCTTTATCCGCTTTAAAACTAACTCTGTTTGCAACAATTGTTTCTGTTATTTTAAATGTAATTTTTGGGGTAATGGCTGCATGGTGTGTTACTAAATATGATTTTGTTGGGAAAAGCTTACTGACTACTTTGATCGATTTGCCTTTTTCTATTTCCCCAATCATTGTGGGGTTAATCTATACATTACTTTATGGTTCACAAAGTATTTTATACCCTTTTTTAATGGAGTATAATTTACAGGTGATTTACGCTGTTCCAGGCATTGTCCTTGCAACCATTTTTGTCACCTTTCCTTTTGTCGCTCGTTCACTGATTTCTTTGATGCAAGAACAAGGAACTATCGAAGAAGAAGCTGCACGTTTATTGGGTGCCAGTGGATGGCAGATTTTTTGGTTAGTGACCTTTCCCAATATCCGTTGGGCTTTATTGCATGGTGTGGTGATGTGTACAGCCAGAGCTATGGGAGAATTTGGTGCTGTATCGATTATTTCTGGTCATATTGAAGGACTAACCAATACCTTACCTTTACAAATAGAAATTTTATATAATGAATATAACGCCACTGCTGCCTTCAGCATCTCCATTATCTTGTTATTGATGGCAATAATTGTCTTATTTATAAGACAATGGTGCGAACGCAAGATCACTACTATAAATTCCAAAACAGGGCAATAA
- a CDS encoding phosphoadenylyl-sulfate reductase, with amino-acid sequence MTPIELYSKKPSEFYERKLLETQEILQNAVAEYGPIVQATSLGVEDMVITDFIHRLGLPISIAMLDTKKLHQQTLDLKDQAESHYNLEIKTYYPDEDQVAEYVQKNGENGIFESVDLRKECCHIRKLVPLKALLKGHEAWITGLRKEQSNFRANLEVIEQENPSDATQPKVKINPLLDWTIGDIWRYVKENNVPYNPLHDQFYVSIGCEPCTRAIALGEDFRAGRWWWEQEGAKECGLHVHATSSLSNRPSK; translated from the coding sequence ATGACCCCGATAGAACTATACTCTAAAAAACCCAGTGAATTTTATGAACGTAAACTGCTTGAAACTCAAGAAATCCTGCAAAATGCCGTCGCAGAATATGGTCCAATCGTTCAAGCCACTAGCCTTGGGGTAGAGGATATGGTCATTACAGATTTTATTCATCGTTTAGGATTACCTATTTCTATTGCGATGTTAGATACAAAGAAATTACATCAGCAAACGTTGGATCTTAAAGATCAAGCAGAATCTCATTATAATCTGGAAATCAAAACCTATTATCCTGATGAAGATCAAGTGGCTGAATATGTTCAAAAAAACGGTGAAAATGGGATTTTTGAATCCGTTGACCTGCGCAAAGAATGTTGCCATATTCGTAAATTAGTGCCTCTTAAAGCTCTTTTAAAAGGGCATGAAGCTTGGATTACAGGCTTACGCAAAGAACAATCAAATTTTAGAGCCAATTTAGAAGTCATTGAACAAGAGAACCCAAGCGATGCAACACAACCCAAAGTAAAAATTAATCCTTTATTGGATTGGACAATTGGGGATATTTGGCGTTATGTCAAAGAAAATAATGTTCCATATAATCCCTTACATGACCAGTTTTATGTTAGCATTGGATGCGAACCTTGCACCCGTGCGATTGCGTTGGGTGAAGATTTCCGTGCTGGGCGTTGGTGGTGGGAACAAGAAGGCGCAAAAGAATGCGGTTTACATGTTCACGCAACATCTTCTTTATCAAACAGACCTTCAAAATAA
- the lpxK gene encoding tetraacyldisaccharide 4'-kinase: MKAPSFWQKNPPTLMARALTPFSLITQWITKRRLSKLQWKASVPVICCGNLTVGGTGKTTIALELGKYFQLEYKIAFLTRGYKRKNRTTDPVLVNPTFHTVEDVGDEALLLAQHAPTWVAANRAESAQAAIQNGAELLIMDDGFQNPTLYQDMPLLVIDGATGFGNYKALPAGPLRESFDDGLSRAKACILIGDDQTNILKILPKNMLVFQSFLEMDQSIEEYSGKSVIAFAGIGRPDKFFDALIDNQLHLIEKKSFPDHHFYSSIELEQLLLLKHHYQIPLVTTPKDYVRLPSVFQSHVIPLGVHLKWQNQQTLPELQRILDAMFAQDA, translated from the coding sequence ATGAAAGCTCCGTCTTTTTGGCAAAAGAACCCTCCGACTTTGATGGCAAGGGCATTAACGCCTTTTTCTTTGATAACTCAATGGATTACAAAACGACGTTTGTCAAAACTACAATGGAAAGCCTCTGTTCCTGTGATTTGTTGTGGGAATTTAACCGTAGGTGGAACAGGAAAAACAACCATTGCTTTGGAGTTAGGAAAATATTTCCAACTAGAGTATAAGATTGCGTTTTTAACACGAGGATATAAACGTAAAAATCGAACAACAGATCCTGTTTTGGTCAATCCAACCTTTCATACGGTAGAAGATGTTGGGGACGAGGCTTTATTACTAGCACAACACGCACCTACATGGGTGGCCGCTAATCGTGCAGAATCAGCACAGGCAGCGATCCAGAATGGTGCTGAATTATTGATTATGGATGATGGATTTCAGAATCCGACTTTGTATCAAGATATGCCATTATTAGTGATCGATGGAGCAACAGGGTTTGGGAATTACAAAGCCTTGCCTGCTGGGCCTTTGCGAGAATCTTTTGATGATGGTTTATCTCGTGCCAAAGCTTGTATTTTGATCGGTGACGATCAAACCAATATTTTAAAAATACTGCCTAAAAACATGTTGGTTTTTCAAAGTTTTTTAGAGATGGATCAATCTATTGAGGAATATTCTGGAAAATCGGTGATTGCTTTTGCAGGGATTGGTCGTCCAGACAAGTTTTTCGATGCATTAATTGATAACCAACTGCATCTTATAGAAAAGAAATCTTTTCCCGATCATCATTTTTATAGTTCTATAGAGTTAGAACAATTACTATTGTTAAAGCATCACTATCAAATCCCTTTGGTTACGACCCCCAAAGACTATGTGCGATTACCCTCTGTATTTCAGAGCCATGTTATTCCTTTGGGGGTTCATTTGAAATGGCAGAATCAGCAGACTTTGCCTGAATTACAGAGGATTTTGGATGCCATGTTTGCCCAGGACGCATAG